The following coding sequences lie in one Flavobacterium cyclinae genomic window:
- the purB gene encoding adenylosuccinate lyase, translating to MQLTELNAISPIDGRYRSKTVSLSPYFSEEALIKYRVLVEIEYFIALREADVPQLAKIDKSIYDSLRAIYNNFSTEDALWIKETEKTTNHDVKAVEYFIKSKFDGLGLQEYKEFIHFGLTSQDINNTAIPLSTKEAFENVYLPSLVSVIAKLKELAMEWQDVPMLARTHGQPASPTRLGKEILVFVERLEEQMRLLFNVPFAAKFGGATGNYNAHKVAYPNTDWKKFGTDFVENSLGLHLSFPTTQIEHYDHFAAFFDALKRINTILIDLDRDIWTYVSMDYFKQKIKAGEIGSSAMPHKVNPIDFENSEGNLGIANAIFEHLAAKLPVSRLQRDLTDSTVLRNIGVPMGHTLIAFEATLKGLNKLLLNEDKFAEDLEKNWAVVAEAIQTILRREGYPNPYEALKDLTRTNTVINKEAIHNFIGTLNVSEEVRAELMQITPSNYLGI from the coding sequence ATGCAATTAACAGAATTAAACGCTATTTCGCCAATAGACGGTCGTTATAGAAGCAAAACCGTTTCATTATCTCCTTATTTTTCAGAGGAAGCTTTAATAAAATACCGAGTATTAGTAGAAATCGAGTATTTCATTGCTTTGCGCGAAGCTGATGTACCTCAACTTGCTAAAATTGACAAATCGATTTATGATTCATTAAGAGCGATTTACAACAACTTTTCTACTGAAGATGCACTTTGGATTAAAGAAACCGAAAAAACAACGAATCACGATGTTAAAGCGGTAGAATATTTCATCAAATCAAAATTCGATGGTTTAGGATTACAAGAATATAAAGAATTTATCCATTTCGGATTGACTTCTCAAGATATCAACAATACTGCGATTCCGCTTTCAACTAAAGAAGCATTTGAAAATGTATATTTACCAAGTTTAGTTAGCGTAATTGCAAAATTGAAAGAATTAGCAATGGAATGGCAAGACGTTCCAATGTTAGCCCGAACACACGGTCAACCAGCCTCTCCTACTCGTTTAGGAAAAGAAATTTTAGTTTTCGTAGAACGTTTAGAAGAGCAAATGCGTTTGTTATTCAATGTTCCGTTTGCAGCTAAATTTGGTGGTGCTACCGGAAATTACAACGCACACAAAGTAGCGTATCCAAATACTGATTGGAAAAAATTTGGAACTGATTTTGTTGAAAATAGTTTAGGTTTACACCTTTCTTTTCCAACGACGCAAATTGAACATTACGACCATTTTGCGGCATTTTTCGATGCATTAAAACGCATCAACACGATTTTAATCGATTTAGACAGAGATATTTGGACTTATGTTTCAATGGATTATTTCAAACAAAAAATCAAAGCAGGCGAAATTGGGTCTTCGGCAATGCCACATAAAGTAAATCCAATCGATTTTGAAAATTCAGAAGGAAATTTAGGAATTGCTAATGCTATTTTCGAACATCTTGCAGCAAAATTACCCGTTTCAAGATTGCAACGTGATTTAACTGATAGTACGGTTTTACGTAATATTGGCGTACCAATGGGACACACCTTAATCGCTTTTGAAGCTACTTTAAAAGGATTAAACAAATTGTTATTAAACGAAGACAAATTCGCAGAAGATTTAGAGAAAAACTGGGCAGTAGTTGCAGAAGCAATTCAAACAATCTTAAGAAGAGAAGGCTATCCAAATCCGTATGAAGCTTTAAAAGACTTAACCAGAACCAATACTGTAATTAACAAAGAAGCAATTCATAATTTCATTGGAACATTAAACGTATCTGAGGAAGTAAGAGCAGAATTAATGCAAATTACACCGAGTAATTATTTAGGGATTTAA
- a CDS encoding polysaccharide deacetylase family protein, with protein MPKPISIKLIFISLLIGLFFYSCSSSKTPTTNSKAGVVITFDDYFVNEWKEADVQLAKYNWKATFCVSNFEKLTDTDISNLKELQNRGHEIAGHGFRHLNAKEFTKKNNKQQYLIVEIFTLIEAFKKEGIEIKSFAYPFGAKTQTLDYELKKHFEIVRGTANGGKKVADNANFYNGTRLAYGIGIDSNYEHFSLNYLTKVLNYAKKHNKIVVFYGHKPVNKATNEYEVDLKTLEMICQFVVSNQMKFYTLQELNSLKKQ; from the coding sequence ATGCCAAAACCTATCAGTATAAAATTAATTTTCATTAGTTTACTGATAGGTTTGTTCTTTTATTCTTGTTCGTCTTCCAAAACTCCAACTACAAATTCAAAAGCAGGAGTAGTCATTACCTTTGACGATTACTTCGTAAACGAATGGAAAGAAGCGGATGTTCAACTCGCAAAATACAATTGGAAAGCGACTTTTTGCGTGAGTAATTTTGAAAAACTTACTGATACTGATATCTCAAACCTAAAAGAACTTCAAAATAGAGGACATGAAATTGCAGGTCACGGATTTCGTCATCTCAATGCAAAAGAATTCACTAAGAAAAACAACAAACAACAATACTTAATAGTTGAAATTTTTACATTAATCGAGGCTTTTAAAAAAGAAGGCATTGAAATAAAATCCTTCGCTTATCCTTTTGGAGCTAAAACACAAACATTAGATTACGAACTTAAAAAACACTTCGAAATTGTAAGAGGAACTGCAAATGGTGGCAAAAAGGTAGCCGATAACGCCAATTTCTATAACGGAACTCGATTAGCATACGGAATTGGAATTGATAGTAACTACGAGCATTTTAGTTTAAACTACTTAACTAAAGTTTTAAATTACGCAAAAAAACACAATAAAATAGTCGTTTTCTACGGTCATAAACCTGTCAATAAAGCCACAAATGAGTATGAAGTAGATCTGAAAACATTAGAAATGATTTGTCAATTTGTGGTTTCAAACCAAATGAAATTTTACACACTACAAGAACTCAATTCGTTAAAAAAACAATAA
- a CDS encoding SIR2 family NAD-dependent protein deacylase has protein sequence MKKIVVLTGAGISAESGIKTFRDADGLWEGHDIMEVASPIGWKKNPELVLDFYNKRRAQLLTVKPNKAHEILSELEEHFDIHIITQNVDDLHERAGSNKVTHLHGELLKVRSITNENFVIDWKHDLILGDYDLEGNQLRPHIVWFGEDVPMIEHAIDIVETADILIIIGTSLQVYPAAGLMNYVDINVPVYYIDPNPATIYDLPNELKVLPLTAVEGMKVVKEELLNLK, from the coding sequence ATGAAAAAAATTGTAGTATTAACAGGCGCCGGAATTAGTGCCGAAAGTGGCATAAAAACGTTTCGTGATGCAGATGGATTGTGGGAAGGTCATGACATCATGGAAGTGGCTTCCCCAATAGGCTGGAAGAAAAATCCTGAATTAGTCCTAGACTTTTACAACAAACGAAGAGCCCAACTTTTAACTGTCAAACCCAACAAAGCTCATGAAATCTTATCTGAATTAGAAGAACATTTTGACATTCACATTATTACTCAAAACGTTGACGATTTACACGAAAGAGCAGGAAGTAACAAAGTAACCCATTTACATGGTGAATTATTAAAAGTGCGAAGTATTACAAATGAAAATTTTGTAATCGATTGGAAACACGATTTAATACTAGGAGATTATGATTTAGAAGGTAATCAATTGCGACCACACATTGTTTGGTTTGGTGAAGATGTCCCAATGATTGAACACGCTATTGATATTGTAGAAACTGCAGATATTCTAATTATTATTGGAACTTCGTTACAAGTATATCCGGCTGCTGGATTGATGAATTATGTCGACATAAATGTTCCGGTGTATTATATCGATCCGAATCCAGCCACGATTTATGATCTACCAAATGAATTGAAAGTCTTGCCTTTAACCGCCGTCGAAGGAATGAAAGTTGTGAAAGAGGAACTTTTAAATTTAAAGTAA
- a CDS encoding non-canonical purine NTP diphosphatase yields MKLVFASNNKNKIQEIQALVPNSIQILSLEEIGCTEDIPETAETIEGNAILKANYVTEKYGFDCFADDTGLEVDALNGAPGVYSARYAGEQKDANDNMDKLLDELKGKSNRKANFKTVIALNLNGKQNLFTGIIDGKIIEEKIGTNGFGYDPIFVADGFDKTFAELTMQEKSTISHRGIAVKELILFLQKQNQ; encoded by the coding sequence ATGAAACTTGTATTTGCATCCAACAACAAAAATAAAATTCAAGAAATTCAAGCTTTAGTTCCAAATTCTATTCAAATACTTAGTTTAGAAGAAATTGGATGCACCGAAGATATCCCAGAAACTGCTGAAACTATTGAAGGAAATGCAATATTAAAAGCTAATTACGTTACCGAGAAATATGGTTTTGATTGTTTTGCTGATGATACAGGTTTAGAAGTAGATGCTTTGAATGGCGCTCCTGGAGTTTATTCGGCTCGATATGCAGGCGAACAAAAAGATGCCAACGATAATATGGATAAACTTTTAGATGAATTAAAAGGAAAATCAAATCGAAAAGCCAATTTTAAAACAGTGATTGCTCTAAATCTTAATGGTAAACAAAATTTATTTACGGGTATTATTGACGGAAAAATTATAGAGGAAAAAATCGGAACCAATGGTTTTGGCTACGATCCTATTTTCGTTGCTGACGGATTTGATAAAACCTTTGCTGAATTAACAATGCAAGAAAAATCAACCATTAGCCACAGAGGAATTGCCGTAAAAGAACTTATTCTTTTTTTACAAAAACAGAACCAATAG
- a CDS encoding carboxypeptidase-like regulatory domain-containing protein codes for MRSFVVFLFLIISNLGWSQTDSLVTILKGTVIQNDTKLPLSNVHVINTTRVKGTVTSPSGTFEIEGKVNDTILFSYLSYETVKVKVTNDWVKQNPTKIYLTEKAYVLDEVVVAKYNLTGYVEVDTRLIPVADDSYRYSISGLPAGYESGTYKPGAISKLLGSISNPADFLYNIFGKRPNEMKKLKEMKKDDTVRNLLATKFDRETLAALLEINKDDIPLILQNCNYSEYFIQTANDLQIMDAISSCYEEYKILKKNRK; via the coding sequence ATGAGATCTTTTGTAGTTTTTCTTTTTCTAATTATTTCAAATTTGGGTTGGTCTCAAACTGACTCACTAGTAACTATATTAAAAGGTACGGTGATTCAGAATGACACCAAACTTCCTTTGAGTAACGTACACGTAATTAATACCACACGTGTTAAAGGTACAGTTACTAGTCCAAGTGGAACATTTGAAATTGAAGGAAAAGTAAATGATACAATCCTTTTTTCATACTTAAGCTATGAAACGGTTAAAGTAAAAGTAACCAATGACTGGGTGAAACAAAATCCTACTAAAATTTATCTTACTGAAAAAGCGTATGTTTTAGACGAAGTTGTTGTTGCTAAATACAATTTAACCGGTTATGTTGAAGTAGATACTAGATTAATTCCGGTTGCGGATGATTCTTACAGATATAGTATTTCTGGGCTTCCAGCAGGTTATGAAAGTGGCACCTATAAACCCGGTGCTATTTCTAAACTTCTTGGGTCTATTTCTAATCCGGCAGACTTTTTATATAATATCTTTGGTAAAAGGCCTAATGAAATGAAAAAGCTAAAAGAAATGAAAAAAGATGATACAGTAAGGAATCTTTTGGCTACCAAATTTGACAGAGAAACGCTAGCAGCCTTATTAGAGATTAACAAAGATGATATTCCGTTAATTCTTCAGAATTGCAATTATTCAGAATATTTTATTCAAACGGCAAATGATTTACAAATTATGGACGCTATAAGTTCGTGCTATGAAGAATATAAAATTTTGAAAAAAAACAGGAAATAA
- a CDS encoding aminotransferase class I/II-fold pyridoxal phosphate-dependent enzyme — MVKDLFERIQNNKGPLGKWASQAEGYYVFPKLEGELGPRMMFHGKKILNWSINDYLGLANHPEVRKADEEAAKQYGAAYPMGARMMSGHTNYHEQLEKELAAFVMKESAYLLNFGYQGMVSIIDALVSKNDIIVYDVDSHACIIDGVRLHMGKRFTYKHNDLESMEKNLQRATKMAEETGGGILFITEGVFGMRGQQGKLKEIVALKEKYNFRLLVDDAHGFGTLGKTGAGAGEEQGCQDGIDVYFSTFAKSMANIGAFVAADKDVIDYLKYNLRSQMFAKALPMIQTIGSLKRLELLRNSSEIKDKLWENVNALQNGLKERGFNIGDTNTCITPVYLEGSIPEAMVMVNDLRENYGIFLSIVVYPVIPKGIILLRMIPTASHTMQDISETLAAFEAIREKLVNGTYKQIAEANVQNVE, encoded by the coding sequence ATGGTAAAAGATTTATTCGAAAGAATTCAAAACAATAAAGGTCCGTTAGGAAAATGGGCTTCACAAGCAGAAGGATATTATGTTTTTCCTAAATTAGAGGGAGAGTTAGGTCCAAGAATGATGTTTCATGGAAAAAAGATTTTGAACTGGAGTATCAATGATTATTTAGGATTAGCAAATCATCCTGAAGTAAGAAAAGCAGACGAAGAAGCTGCAAAACAATATGGAGCTGCTTATCCAATGGGAGCTCGTATGATGAGTGGTCATACAAATTATCACGAACAATTAGAGAAAGAATTAGCAGCTTTTGTAATGAAAGAATCTGCTTATTTATTAAACTTTGGTTACCAAGGAATGGTGTCTATTATTGATGCTTTGGTTTCAAAAAATGATATTATTGTTTATGATGTTGATTCACATGCATGTATCATTGATGGTGTTCGTTTACACATGGGAAAACGTTTTACATACAAACACAATGATTTAGAAAGTATGGAGAAAAACCTTCAGAGAGCTACTAAAATGGCAGAAGAAACTGGAGGAGGGATTTTATTCATTACGGAAGGTGTATTTGGAATGCGTGGTCAACAAGGTAAATTGAAAGAAATTGTTGCCTTAAAAGAAAAATATAATTTCCGATTATTAGTTGACGATGCTCATGGTTTTGGTACATTAGGTAAAACAGGAGCAGGAGCAGGAGAAGAGCAAGGTTGTCAAGACGGAATTGATGTGTATTTCTCAACTTTTGCTAAATCGATGGCAAATATTGGAGCATTCGTAGCAGCTGATAAAGATGTAATTGATTATTTAAAATACAACTTACGTTCGCAAATGTTTGCAAAAGCGTTACCAATGATTCAAACTATTGGGTCATTAAAACGTTTAGAGCTTTTACGTAATTCTTCTGAAATTAAAGATAAATTATGGGAGAATGTAAATGCGTTACAAAATGGATTGAAAGAAAGAGGTTTCAACATTGGTGATACCAATACTTGTATTACTCCTGTTTACTTAGAAGGTTCAATTCCAGAAGCTATGGTAATGGTGAACGATTTAAGAGAAAACTACGGTATTTTCTTGTCTATCGTTGTATATCCGGTAATTCCAAAAGGTATTATTTTATTAAGAATGATTCCAACAGCTTCTCACACAATGCAAGATATTAGCGAAACATTAGCTGCTTTTGAAGCTATTCGTGAAAAATTAGTAAATGGAACTTACAAACAAATTGCTGAAGCAAATGTTCAAAATGTAGAATAA
- a CDS encoding DEAD/DEAH box helicase — MNKFEQLGLNESLLLAIKDLGFENPSEVQEKAIPVLLEQNTDLVALAQTGTGKTAAFGFPLIQKIDAENRNTQALILSPTRELCLQITNEIKLYSKYIKGLHTVAVYGGASITEQAREVKRGAQIIVATPGRMQDMINRGLVNIKNIDFCILDEADEMLNMGFYEDICSILSDTPDEKNTWLFSATMPQEVARIAKQFMSNPEEITVGHKNSGSATVSHEYYVVNARDRYEALKRLADANPDIFSVVFCRTKRDTQAVAEKLIEDGYNAAALHGDLSQAQRDGVMKSFRGRQIQMLVATDVAARGIDVDNVTHVVNYQLPDEIETYNHRSGRTGRAGKLGTSIVIVTKSELRKIHSIERIIKQKFEEKTIPSGIEICEIQLLHLANKIHDTEVDHEIDNYLPAIYEVFQDLSKEELIKRMVSVEFNRFLNYYKKKRDIASEKSERSSEPREIRAGDPVRYFINIGARDDFDWMQLKDFLKETLELGRDDVFKVDVKEGFSFFNTDGEHTEKVMETLNGYDLNGRRINVEISKNDGGSNSRRDHNGRNSGGGRRDGGFRGERSGSAPRRDGGRDGGFRSDRNSSRKEGGFRGERSGSSSRREGAPRRAESAGDSSRPRRPRRS, encoded by the coding sequence ATGAATAAATTTGAACAATTAGGATTGAATGAGTCGCTACTGCTGGCGATTAAAGATCTAGGATTTGAAAATCCGTCAGAAGTGCAAGAAAAAGCGATTCCAGTACTATTGGAACAAAACACAGACTTAGTAGCCTTAGCGCAAACAGGAACAGGAAAAACCGCAGCTTTTGGTTTTCCTCTAATTCAAAAAATTGATGCTGAAAACAGAAATACACAGGCATTAATTTTATCGCCAACGCGTGAGTTATGCTTACAAATCACCAACGAAATTAAATTGTACTCTAAGTACATTAAAGGTTTACATACCGTAGCTGTTTATGGTGGTGCAAGCATTACAGAACAAGCTAGAGAAGTAAAACGTGGAGCTCAAATTATTGTAGCTACACCAGGTAGAATGCAAGACATGATTAACAGAGGTCTTGTAAACATTAAAAATATCGATTTTTGTATCTTAGATGAGGCAGATGAGATGTTAAATATGGGATTCTACGAAGATATTTGTTCCATTTTATCGGACACACCAGACGAGAAAAACACTTGGTTATTCTCTGCAACTATGCCACAAGAAGTTGCGCGTATTGCTAAACAATTTATGTCTAATCCTGAAGAAATTACAGTTGGACATAAAAATTCAGGTTCGGCTACTGTTTCTCACGAATATTACGTGGTAAACGCAAGAGACCGTTACGAAGCTTTAAAACGTTTAGCAGATGCTAATCCAGACATTTTTTCTGTGGTTTTCTGTAGAACAAAACGTGATACACAAGCAGTTGCTGAAAAATTAATCGAAGATGGTTATAATGCTGCAGCTTTACATGGTGATTTATCGCAAGCACAACGTGATGGCGTAATGAAATCATTTAGAGGTCGTCAAATTCAAATGCTAGTTGCAACAGACGTTGCGGCTCGTGGAATTGACGTTGATAATGTTACTCACGTAGTAAATTATCAATTACCAGATGAAATTGAAACGTACAACCACCGTTCAGGAAGAACAGGAAGAGCTGGAAAATTAGGAACTTCAATTGTAATCGTTACGAAAAGTGAATTGAGAAAAATTCACTCTATTGAACGTATCATCAAACAAAAATTTGAAGAAAAAACGATTCCTTCAGGAATTGAAATCTGCGAAATTCAGTTATTACACTTAGCAAACAAAATTCACGATACAGAAGTTGATCACGAAATTGACAACTACTTACCGGCTATTTATGAAGTTTTCCAAGATTTATCTAAAGAAGAATTGATTAAAAGAATGGTTTCTGTAGAATTCAATAGATTCTTAAACTACTACAAAAAGAAACGCGATATTGCTTCTGAAAAAAGTGAAAGAAGTTCTGAACCAAGAGAAATTAGAGCGGGTGATCCAGTTCGTTATTTCATCAATATTGGTGCAAGAGATGATTTCGATTGGATGCAATTGAAAGACTTCTTAAAAGAAACTTTAGAATTAGGTCGTGATGATGTATTTAAAGTAGACGTAAAAGAAGGTTTCTCTTTCTTTAATACCGATGGCGAACATACTGAAAAAGTAATGGAAACTTTAAACGGGTATGATTTAAACGGTAGAAGAATTAACGTTGAGATTTCTAAAAACGATGGCGGTAGTAATTCAAGACGCGACCATAATGGAAGAAATTCAGGTGGAGGAAGACGTGATGGTGGATTTAGAGGCGAAAGAAGTGGTTCTGCACCAAGAAGAGATGGCGGAAGAGATGGCGGTTTCAGAAGTGATAGAAATTCATCGAGAAAAGAAGGTGGTTTTAGAGGCGAAAGAAGCGGATCTTCATCAAGAAGAGAAGGCGCTCCAAGACGTGCTGAAAGTGCTGGAGATTCATCAAGACCAAGAAGACCAAGAAGAAGTTAA
- a CDS encoding TrmH family RNA methyltransferase, with the protein MSFNKFELLNYLEDFLTDNRKEGFLRVLKNRTKHFTIAMEDVYQLHNTSAVMRSCEVFGVQELNVIEQKFGKRIDSEIAMGAQKWVDVNRFNTIQSCIDAKRAEGYQIIATTPHNDSCLLHEFDISKRSAIFFGTEKNGLSEEVMNQADGFIKIPMVGYTESLNISVSAAIIIQDITNRLRQSNINWQLTEDEILEKRLDWTRKSIKDIDFIERKFYETI; encoded by the coding sequence ATGAGTTTTAACAAATTTGAACTTTTAAATTATTTAGAAGATTTTCTTACAGATAATAGAAAAGAAGGATTTTTAAGGGTATTAAAAAACAGGACCAAACATTTTACCATAGCAATGGAAGATGTATATCAATTACACAACACAAGTGCAGTAATGCGTAGTTGTGAGGTTTTTGGTGTGCAAGAATTGAATGTAATTGAACAAAAATTTGGAAAACGAATTGATTCTGAAATTGCAATGGGGGCTCAAAAATGGGTAGATGTTAATCGATTTAATACCATTCAAAGTTGTATCGACGCTAAAAGGGCAGAAGGGTATCAAATTATTGCTACAACTCCTCATAATGATTCTTGTTTGTTGCATGAATTTGATATTTCAAAGCGATCAGCAATATTTTTTGGTACAGAAAAAAACGGACTTTCAGAAGAAGTAATGAATCAAGCAGATGGATTTATTAAAATTCCTATGGTGGGGTATACTGAAAGTTTGAATATTTCGGTTTCTGCAGCTATCATTATTCAAGACATCACAAATCGATTACGACAGTCAAATATCAATTGGCAATTAACGGAGGATGAAATTTTAGAAAAGAGGTTAGATTGGACACGTAAATCAATAAAAGATATTGATTTTATCGAAAGAAAATTTTACGAAACAATTTAA
- a CDS encoding cation:proton antiporter: MIITLCVLLLLAYAFDFSSSKTKIPSVILLLILGFSVKQLLNIFHITLPDLTPVLPVLGTIGLILIVLEGSLELELNKSKLAFVGKTSLIAFLPILIFSFGLAYAFYYYGAPSTTYKMALSNAIPFAIISSAIAIPSVHNLTSKSREFVTYESSMSDIFGVIFFNFVTLNAVINTERFVNLFFQILIILVITFIATIGLAFLLSKIKHHIKFAPIILMVVLIYEISKVYHLPALIFILLFGLFLGNLDELKRYKFIERLQPAILNKEVRRFKELTYEIVFLIRSLFFLLFGYLLETSELLNSKTIIWALLIVASIFVIRFIFLKIFKIPVNPLVFIAPRGLITILLFLTIPLSQKEALANKSLIIQVIIIMALVMMFGLMFNSKKQEEDQLNAKKNAATSIED; the protein is encoded by the coding sequence TTGATAATTACACTTTGCGTTTTATTACTTTTAGCTTATGCCTTTGATTTTAGTTCATCAAAGACAAAGATTCCTTCTGTAATTTTATTGTTAATTCTTGGTTTTTCTGTAAAGCAATTACTAAATATTTTTCACATAACACTTCCCGACCTTACTCCTGTGCTTCCGGTATTAGGAACAATTGGATTAATTTTAATCGTATTGGAAGGTTCCTTAGAGTTAGAACTTAATAAAAGTAAACTAGCATTTGTTGGTAAAACTTCATTAATTGCTTTTTTACCTATACTGATTTTCAGCTTTGGACTTGCTTATGCATTTTACTACTATGGAGCTCCTTCTACAACATACAAAATGGCATTGTCTAACGCCATTCCATTTGCAATAATTAGTAGCGCAATTGCTATACCTAGTGTTCATAATTTAACCTCTAAAAGTAGAGAATTTGTCACTTACGAAAGTAGTATGTCAGATATTTTTGGAGTTATCTTTTTTAATTTTGTAACCTTAAATGCAGTAATTAATACCGAACGATTTGTGAATTTATTTTTTCAAATTCTAATCATATTGGTTATCACGTTTATTGCCACAATCGGATTGGCTTTTTTATTGAGCAAAATTAAACATCATATTAAATTTGCTCCAATTATTTTGATGGTGGTTTTAATTTATGAAATATCTAAAGTTTATCACTTACCTGCCTTAATTTTCATTTTATTATTTGGACTCTTTTTAGGAAATTTAGATGAATTAAAACGCTATAAATTTATTGAACGTTTACAACCTGCAATTTTAAATAAAGAAGTAAGAAGATTCAAAGAATTAACTTATGAAATTGTATTCCTAATTCGATCTTTATTTTTTTTATTATTTGGTTATTTACTAGAAACTAGCGAATTACTAAATTCTAAGACAATCATTTGGGCTTTATTAATAGTCGCTTCTATTTTTGTAATTCGATTTATATTTTTAAAAATATTTAAAATTCCGGTAAATCCATTGGTTTTTATTGCACCAAGAGGATTGATTACTATTTTATTGTTTTTAACTATTCCATTAAGTCAAAAAGAAGCTTTGGCAAATAAATCACTAATCATACAAGTAATAATCATAATGGCATTAGTTATGATGTTTGGATTAATGTTCAATAGTAAAAAGCAAGAAGAAGATCAACTAAATGCCAAAAAAAATGCGGCAACTAGTATTGAAGATTAA
- a CDS encoding trimeric intracellular cation channel family protein, giving the protein MFELLDVTGTLVFAISGALTAMYKKLDLFGVYCIAFVTALGGGTVRDVMIGRTPVGWMLDIDYVFIITLGFLLSIIFNRYLERLRISMLLFDTIGLGVFTLIGLEKGIEFGLSPVICVILGTLTATFGGVIRDILCNEIPVLFRKEIYATLCIAGGILFFLLQQLKISDDLISLIVAIFIITFRLIAFKYNWSLPIGSVFVKKE; this is encoded by the coding sequence ATGTTTGAACTTTTAGATGTTACGGGAACTCTAGTATTTGCTATTTCGGGTGCTTTGACTGCTATGTACAAAAAGTTAGACTTATTTGGGGTATATTGTATTGCTTTTGTAACTGCTTTAGGAGGCGGAACAGTTCGGGATGTCATGATAGGAAGAACGCCGGTTGGTTGGATGTTAGATATTGATTATGTTTTCATAATTACTTTAGGTTTTCTACTTTCTATAATATTCAATCGGTATTTAGAGCGTTTGCGAATCTCCATGTTGTTGTTTGACACCATTGGATTAGGGGTTTTTACTTTAATTGGTTTAGAAAAAGGAATTGAATTTGGATTAAGTCCAGTAATTTGTGTAATTTTAGGAACATTAACAGCTACTTTTGGTGGAGTAATTCGCGATATTTTGTGTAATGAAATTCCGGTTTTGTTCCGAAAGGAAATTTATGCTACGCTTTGTATTGCAGGTGGAATTTTATTCTTCTTATTACAACAGTTGAAAATATCAGATGACTTAATATCGCTGATAGTTGCAATTTTTATTATCACCTTTCGATTAATAGCTTTTAAATACAATTGGAGTTTGCCTATTGGTTCTGTTTTTGTAAAAAAAGAATAA